Below is a genomic region from Salvelinus fontinalis isolate EN_2023a chromosome 38, ASM2944872v1, whole genome shotgun sequence.
AATGACTAGGGACTTGAGTCACGATATGTTCAGTCATTCAATGGTTGACACAACTCGTGTGTGAAGCCTCAATGCAAGAAAGTCACTGGTCATCTCATAGTTTGTTCGGGTGGTGTTTGtttactacagatgtaggatgttaattttatcactcttttgttgctgagaattttcctgcacagcaggaaatgcaaacgtgTAGTGCATCTgagatttaaaaaggcttctaaggtttgtaatttccacttaaaaaATGGCAGACTTGActtgccctaacaaaaaatgtatcaactcctACAAAAAAAGTTGATTAATTCTAatgcacataataattcacattcttGTTGCTGCCAGATTATTTTCATGCCGTAGCAAACTGGTtccaattaagatcctacatctgtatctcTGCCGCTTATAGTAGGTCTAGTTCttgtgtctatgttttgtattatgAATGACATTAAGTGGACAGATTGATTAAAGGATATTCACTCATGGCCCTGACATCATTGTTTTCTTGTATGTTTGCAGGGAACACTGTGGGGGCCAATGTCACTGAGTTGGACACCCCAGCCAACGTGACATCCCTGTCCAGTAAGGTGGAGGAAGCGGCCAAAGTGAATGATGTCCTTACCAAGGTGACCGGCATCAGCAGCTCAGTCAGCCCCGTCGTCGCGGTAACCCAGAGGCCCGGCCACATGCCCCTCTCCGAAGAGGAGCAAGGCAGCGGCATGCTGGGAGAAGGGGTGTTGCCAGccgaggaggaggtggtggcccCGCCCAGGATCAGCCCTGACTCAGCAGAGACAGAGCTTCTGCTGCCTAGCAACCCCCGTGGcacggaggaggaagaggatgaagaggagcaCACCAACCCACCGTGGCTGAACGCCAGAGACAACGTCTTCGACCTGGACCGCCACTTCCAAGAAGAAGTAGCCAATCTGGCCACCACCACTGCCCCTCCACCCGCCGCTGCTAACCCCTCCCGCCCGGACGTCCTCACGGTGGACTTCTTCGACCCCGCCTCTCGCGGCCGTGGCCTGGACCTagccccaccctctccctcctctttggCCCACGAGCTCCAGGGTGGCGACCCCACTTCCTGGGCCATGCCAGACAACTACGACTACCTCACGCCGTATGAAGACGGTGCGTCGCCCACCCCTGATGAGTACTCATACAGCACCACTACTGATACCTTGGATGGGGATGACGACTTGAGGCTAACTGCCGGGCCTCCATCGCGCTCCAGGCCCAGGGCTCCCCCAGGTTCCGGCTTCTTCACCCCAGACAAGAGGCTGCCCAGTGgggatgctgctgctgctccagagGGCCCTGCGGCAGCCCCTCCAGCGTTACCCGTGGATGGCTCAGACGGGGCCGGTGGCTGCCGCCAGGGCTATGTGAAACAGAATGGAACCTGCCGCTCCCCCTGCGACACACTGCCCAGCTACTGCTTCAACGGAGGCCAGTGCTACCTACTGGACAGCATGGGGGTCTTCTGCAGGTGAGAGATGGAATgagcgcactcacacacacacacacacacacacacacacacacacacacacacacacacacacacacacacacacacacacacacacacacacacacacacacacacacacacacacacacacacacacacacagccatcacGCCCTTACATCATAGGCAAGGCAAGGCATCCAGATGGAAGGAATCAAATTTACTAACATATCAGAGATAAACATTGAACCCAATAAAACCCATCAACATTACAATGACAGATATCTACACCCTTGACAATGTGTTTAGAAAGTATGAGCTAGCCTGATGAGTGAATGAGATGGATGATGGAAAACAgttccccatcacacacacacacacacacacacacacacacacacacacacacacacacacacacacacacacagacagacagacagacagacagacagacagacagacagacagacagacagacagacagacagacagacagacagacagacagacagacagacagacagacagacagacagacagacagacagacagacagacagagagagagagagagagagagagagagagagagagagagagagagagacagagacagaaagagatatagagagagaaaacCCTATATCCATGTAAATGAAAATTGGGCTCCCATATGAAGCAGCTCAGTGATTTAGTCTAGAGAATATAAAGCAACACGTGTTCCTGGATGCTTTACAGAGACCTTTATGAGGATACGTCCATTGTTTTGCATGATCAATTTCAACCATCCGGTTCTAGTGTGGTAGTCACGCGACCCACACGTGCACAATCAATCACTcaatcaatcacacacacacacgcacacgcacacgcacacgcacacgcacacgcacacgcacacacacacacacacacacacacacacacacacacacacacacacacacacacacacacacacagccatcacGCCCTTACATCATAGGCAAGGCATCCAGATGGAAGGAATCAAATTTACTAACAAATCAGAGATAAACATTGAACCCAATAAAACCCATCAACATTACAATGACAGATATCTACACCCTTGACAATGTGTTTAGAAAGTATGAGCTAGCCTGATGAGTGAATGAGATGGATGATGGAAAACAgttccccatcacacacacacacacacacacacacagagagacagacagacagacagacagacagacagacagacagagatatagagagagaaaacCCTATATCCATGTAAATGAAAATTGGGCTCCCATATGAAGCAGCTCAGTGATTTAGACTAGAGAATATAAAGCAACACGTGTTCCTGGATGCTTTACAGAGACCTTTATGAGGATACGTCCATTGTTTTGCATGATCAATTTCAACCATCCGGTTCTAGTGTGGTAGTCACGCGACCCACACGTGCACAAtcaatcactcacacacacacacacacacacacacacacacacacacacacacacacacacacacacacacacacacacacacacacacacacacacacacacacacacacacacacacacacacacacacacacacacacacataaattctATTTCCATATTCTATTTTATTTTCTTGCCCTAATTCTATTTCCAAATTTTAGGCATTATGTGAGTATGGTCAACACTGGCCAAGAACCACAGCCTATCAGTCTCAACCTCAGACAATGTATAATACCGTTTTTTTCAGTCGCTTTGGTGCTAAGTATGTGGCGAATTTTCTAAACTCTTAGGAATGATAATGATGATATCTTCTCAATTTAGTTATTTTAACAaccagttaatccaatagcaaaaaAATGCAAGATACTGTACATGTTTCAAAATGTTCCTTTGAATGCaatatgctacagtactgtacattacagaatattacactgttttcacattaggcaataTCAACCAAAATGGAAAATCAAATTTCCATCATTTCTATCCTATGTGTGATCAAAGGTGTGTGATAATTGAAGACATCTTTCACAATCATTGATGCAAAAATATATTGTTGAGATGCCATTACAATATAGGTGTACTGTAATcaaatgaaagaaatgaaaggaATGAAAGAAACATAATGTTTAGCAGCCACTAGTTTGCATCAAGCCAGTAGAGCATATGTCTGTAGGTTCTCGTCGACATCCCAGTAAATGTCCTCATTGTTCATGCACCTGTGGATTTTTTTGGGGCATGGTGAATCCAAgcttgacatacagtaccagtcaaaggtttggacacacctagcattcaagggtttttctttatttttactattttctacattgtagaataataatgaagacatcaacactatgaaataacacatatggaatcatgtagtaaccaaaaaagtgttaaacaaatcaaaatacctgttatattttatattcttcaaagcagccaccctttgccttgataacagctttgcacactgatGTCATTACATGCTTCGTCCATGGCCTGGCGGAGGGTAGCATGCTCATGGGGATGAcaatcatacaccttccacttgtattgtaatcatgtattgtattttacagtattgtattgtacGTATGTATTGcagtggtcctgtgtggctcagttacAGCATTAAGAGTATGGCACTAGCAACACCAGGGTGGTCGGTTTGATTCCCACTGGGGTCACATGCAAAAATGTGTGGACTCACTgttgtcactttggataaaaataCCTGCTtcgtaaatggcatatattacagtactgtatttgcCAATGCAATTTTAGTAAAGAAAAATACCCCAGCAACTTCATTTTGGATATATGTTCACAGTATAGGGgattcattacatacagtacatctctgaTCTTGTCattgtctgattttttaaatgtactgtGAAGTAACATCAGAATAGtggtaacagtacagtacagtatatatcaTACTTCACATGTTTCTACTTAACAAACATACGTTTTCATTGTACTTCTCAAAATCTGCAGTAGACCAACCAATATAAAATCTACAGGTTTACCAAACGGTTAAGTGATTATCAATTAACAGCGGTCGGATTAAGTaatagtaaaatgtattttaacaaaTTAGAAGAGAATCATATCAAAAGTTATGTGAGCATTTCATTGTAAAAGGCAATTTCTTTAAATGAACATGTATTGCAATGTGAAACAtgtatttctagatgaaacactgaTTAAGTTTGGTGAAAGGGTGGTTGTGTGATTTTGTGTGTTTTACAAGGTTCCCAATCCTGGTGCATTGATACCAGGCCAACAGATCTTTATGGAGGTCACCATGAGGAGAACGTGTAAGCCAGGTTACATGAGTAGGAAAAACCATGACATGTCATCATGTTAGGTTGAGGATTAATACGGTTACTGGGGTGGATGGGGGAGGAGGGGCTGGTTGGTTGGAATAAGATGTTAGACAGAGAAATCTTGTGGTATTCTGCCTCAGCCATCAAACGAGCGGCATTGATTCATCCATTACGTCAGGTAACATGGTGTTAGGTTCTAATTATCAGAGTAAGAACTTGACGGACACTATGAAAGAtaaaaccaagtttattcatccCAAAGGGTCAAACAGCTGTACAGACAAAAGAcatattcacacaagcactgatatttaaccctttctcctatgCTGAGTCGCCTACATATCTGAACAGCCAATGCacctctgttgctagacagaaccttagtgatacctgttcttcctcacttcatctgacctgacctctaacccaaagtgctcactcctccccaactcacggctgtcATGTTGTCTCGTACCAGACGGTGTCTTTCCTCCTCCCATAggatccctgatggctaacaataacatattGACATGATGTAAACATTATaaattaccctctctccctcagtgaaagGAATAAATATATTTCATGATTTCATAAGTCAGGAAATCAGAACCCAACAATGGCATTTGAAATGAAACCTTCCCATTATGTAGATTGTGTTTCAGAAAGGGTTTCAAATCCCATGTCTGATTCAATTTCGGGTATTAGCTTGAGTTTAAATGGAATGAGGCACTAAATCCCTAAATGTCTAAACTGTTGAGGGGCACAGCAGTACCTCTGTCTAAGACCCTTCCTTCAACAAAACCCCCTCCTCCCCAAACTCATCCAACCCATTGTTATAAAACCCTTCTGCCGGTCATTATGCAGATCTATGCCAATATATTTATTTCCCTTAATCCTGTAACTCACCGAACGAACCAATCAGCAGGGAGAGATCAGAAATTAGCAAACATCTTTGTGGATTAGCATGCAAATGTATGCGCGGTAGTTAGTCCCTGGATGACCATCGCCTCCTGACTAGCGCTGATGGAGATGATGATGGCAATGAGAGCTGGCACAGATGTATCGAACAGACAGGGTCACCATGCCAACGGAATTATGTTCACACGACAGGAGAGCTCACACAAATGTAGGTGTGCACATACACTCAagttgagacacacacacacacacacatgcaggtacGCATacacacggacgcacacacacacacacacacacaaaaacacacacacgctttgCTTTTACCATGAGCCCAATAGAACCTCTCCCAACTCAAGGCCCTAATCATGACATAATGACCCACTGTTCTCCTCCCCCTGCAGACACACAGTTTCTCATCAGTGTGTGGCTATACAGTTCAACTGTTCAGTGATCTTGACGCTGACCTCTTGACTCTGACAGTTTCCTGTGGCAGGTCAGCAGTAGGTAATCTCTCAGCAGGCCTAATGGCCAGAGATGAGGTGTGTGATTGAGATGGCAGATGCCCGATCTTTGCAGAGATTGGTCTTATCCTTTATACTGGTTTATAATCATTGGAGCCACGGTCCATAGAGTTGGAAAGCCAAGAGCAATATCGCAAATCACTCCCATAAAACTTAACTAGGATATTACAGCAAtgtggcggcaggtagtctagtggttaagagcgttgggccagtaaacgaaagATCGCTGGTTCGAAATCCCTGAGACGATTAGTTGAAGTCTtttaatgtgcccttgagcaaggcacttaaccctaattgcttctgtaagtcACTCTGCATAAGAGCATCtgataaattactcaaatgtaaatggtTATCACTGCACTTTTAGAAGACAAGGTCTTTGGTAGGCTTAAAGAGATCATAGTAAACCATAAACAAACAGTAAACAATGCACTAAGTACATTGATTTTGATGTCTGTGAGAAGTCCATATTAGATGACACTGTCCCACGAGACTGTTGGACTGAGTCAGTGAAGATCTGTGTTACACTGAGGGACAGTCCAAGTTCTGTCTGAGGTTGGGCTAAGAGGCAATATGGGTCAGTGGAGCTCTGGCacaagtgtctgtgtgtgtctgtgtgtaatggTGAACTGAGGCTGATTCATACACCAGCCCAATTGAATCACAGTGGGATGAATGCAAAGGGCTCTGCCCTCTGTTATAACACACTCCAACAAGTAGTTGGTTGTGTCtgccctccacatctctctctgggGTTTACCGACAAAGCCAtgtcctgctgtgtgtgtgtgtactgtaagcGTTTGCATTCTACacgtgtgtgcacatgtgtgcgtTGGATGGGATATGAAGTGGTTCTAATTTGAATGTTTGATCTACCTAACGTTGTCAATAGTTTACCTCTCTCTACTTTCCTTACTGACATGGCCTTAGAGCGCTAACATTTTTTAGAGTTACCCCCAAAGCTGGAGGACTGAGGACAATGGAGtgtaggagggaaagagagagagatggatggagatagacatggcagagaaagagagaacaagagagtagGAGGGACCGAGAGAGAAAATGAGTCAGAGCTCGTCCTGCCTGCCAGTATGGAAACAGATCAGGACGAGCCAGGTTGAATTaactgtgagcatgtgtgtgtgtgtgtgtgtgtgtgtgtgtatacagtcatagctgtgtttgtgttttagtgtgtgtgtgtgtgtgtgtgtgtgtgtgtgtgtgtgtgtgtgtcctgcagcTTGATTTAATTAAAAAGAGGTATTACCACTAGGAGTCCTATGTAGTCATGGCGATTTAACATTTTGGGTCGCATTATGACAAGCATACATACAAATAAACTGcatgcgcatgcacacacacacacacatacacacacacacacacacacacacacacacacacacacacacacacacacacacacacacacacacacacacacacacacacacacacacacacacacacacacacacacgcatgcacatacacacacacacacacacacacacacacacacacacacacacacacacacgcatgcacgcacacacacacacacacacacacacacgcacacacactccctctcctctAGGATTATGGCTATATTAAGACCCCCTCCACCAATAAGCAGAAGTAAGAGAGCACAGGGTCATTCAAGAGGTCAAGAGGTCAGACACAGGAGATGAAGATCTAGTGAGAGGGCTCAGatcagggaacacacacacacgtgcaaacacacagacccacacaaacACGGACACAGTAAGGTAGTCCAATGTATCTGATGAGCCATTCCGTGGCAGTAGAGTCTGGTTTGTTGAtttgtgttacacacacacacacacacacacacacacacacacacacacacacacacacacacacacacacacacacacacacacacacacacacacacacacacacacacagcagttaaATGGAATATGGGGCAGATGTACTACAGTTATTTCAAATTAGGGTTCATGGCATTGTTATCACACTATGGGGAGGACAgtatttggtaacactttacttgacatcTAGCGTCCAAACCTgttatgacacggtcataacctgtaataatatggtcataacactgtcatgatccatatatttacacctgctGTGACATTCActttatatacaaaagtatgtggacaccccttcaaattagtggattcggctatttcagccacacccgttgctgacaggtgtataaaatcgagcacacggccatgcaatctccatagacaaacatttgcagtagaatggccttaatgaagagctcagtgaccttcaacgtggcaccgtcgtaGGATGCCACTTTCCAACAagacagtttgtcaaatttctgccctgctagagctgccccggtcaattgtaagtactgtcattgtgaagtgaaaacgtctaggagcaacaacggctcagacgcgaagtggtaggccacacaagctctaggaacgggaccgccgagtgctgaagcgcgtagcacgtaaaaattgtctgtcctcggttgcaacactcactaccaagttccaaattgcttctggaagcaatgtcagcgcAAGAACTGTCCGTTGGGAGCTTCTTGAAATGGGTTTCaatgccgagcagccgcacacaagcataagatcaccatgcgcaatgccaagcgtcagctggagtggtgtaaagctcgccgctattggactctggagcagtggaaacgcgttcacaaagcaaggtccatacagaaatggttagtCGAGGCCTCCCGAGTGCCGCAGCGGTCTTAGGCACTGCACCagagtgcttgaggtgtcactgcAGACCCAGGTTCAATCCCAGGttgtgtcacaaccggctgtgactgggagtcccatagggcggcgcacaattccccgggttagggaagggtttggctgggggggctTTCTTGGCACATCATGCTCCAGTGACTCCTTCTGGTGGGCAGGCAGATTTTGGTTGTCAGTTGAACTGTGTTTCcactgacacattggtgcagctggcttacAGGTTAACCGGCAGGTGTTAAGAAGTACGTTTTGGcgagtcatgtttcggaggacgcatgactcgaactttgcctctcccgagtccgttggggagttgcagcgatgagacaagatcgaaaatgggggtaacatatatatatatttttaaatagcaattggtttgtcaagattgatgtggaagaacttgaatggcctgcacagagccttgacctcaaccccatcgaacacctttgggatgaattgtaacaccgactgcaagccaggtctaatcgcccaacatcagtgcccgacttcactaatgcttttgtagctgaatggaagtccccactgttccaacatctagtggaaagccttcccagaagagtggaggctgttaaagcagcaaagggggatcaactccatattaatgcccatgatttaggaatgagatgttcgacgagcaggtgtccacatacttttggtaatgtagtgtatattatGACACCTGCTAatgagtgtcaaaacccacatttattcaaatgtatttttttcctgCGAAGAAGTTTCCTTTTGTTTGAAAGTTGGTTTCTTAAAtctattgttgttgttgtagtaatGATTTCTTGACAGTCATGTTTTTTTCATCGTATCTTAAAGaacttgtagaaaatacactttatgacaccgTCAAGAGAAATTATGACCATCCTgcgtcactttacttggactaaagaAATACACTTTtggacactgtcatgaagcattatgaccatcctgcgtcactttacttggactaaagaAATGCACTTtttgacactgtcatgaagcTTAATGACCATCCTGCGTCACTTTACTTGGACGAAAGAAATGCACTTTTTGACACtttcatgaagcattatgaccatcctgcgtcactttacttggactaaagaAATGCACTTtttgacactgtcatgaagcattatgaccatcctgcgtcactttacttggactaaagaAATAGACTTtttgacactgtcatgaagcattatgaccatcctgcgtcactttacttggactaaagaAATGCACTTtttgacactgtcatgaagcattatgaccatcctgcgtcactttacttggactaaagaaatacactttttgacactgtcatgaagcattatgaccatcctgcgtcactttacttggactaaagaAATGCACTTtttgacactgtcatgaagcattatgaccatcctgcgtcactttacttggactaaagaAATAGACTTtttgacactgtcatgaagcattatgaccatcctgcgtcactttacttggactaaagaAATGCACTTtttgacactgtcatgaagcattatgaccatcctgcgTCACTTTACTTGGTCTAAGCATTATAACCAGCAGAATCATGTtgccagataggcctatcacgtacatgcccttatgtcagtcatcagttaaaaagagggtgtcttgtcctgctcctgaaatctgctcctgcattcatcccagtcatcagcgaCAGAGCATTGGtgtaggtgcatgtctgacatcaatgtgtgcgcaattacaatgataatttaatATGGCCAATTTCTGAAAATATTATAAAACATAAAAATACTGTTGACAAGTCGGTTATGGTGTAATGGAGTGAggtttgacactcttatgtaggtgtcataaccagccataaaataacgcaatatatgtcacaacaggtctaaatatatttgtcatgacagtgttatgaccatattatgacaggctataacaagttatgtcagctgttatgacatggttatgttATGACGCTAGGTGTCAAGTAAAGCGTTACCCAGCAGGGTAATGGGTTTTGTATTGCCAGAGGAGGCATATGGGTGATAGTTTGACTGATTTGTTTCCTCTACCGATAACATTTTCCCGATCATGGTGCCACCCACCTAATGACTTCCCACATCTTCATTTGTCTATTAAATGAGTTTCAATTGATTATTTTAGTATCGATTCGGGGGCCGCCTAAGATGGGGCTCTAGTTGTtaaactaggggaaacactgctcaATGTGGTGACAGTCATGCTGGGCTCTGATTAATGTTGCTGATCCTCCCCTCCATTTACCCTCCATTACCCTTTCATTATCCCTCGTTCTCCTTCCCTTTGTACAGTACCCCCCACTAACCTGCCCCCAACCCCCTTTCCTTCCTATCCCCCATCTACCCTTATCCTCCGTCAACCTCACCCCACAACACTGTGGGGGGGCCTCCCAGTAGGGGGGCGTCCCATCTATGCCCCCCTCTACCGTCCAACCCACTCTGTGCCCCCCTCCTCTTGGCCAGGTTAGGGTATCTATCCCGGGGGAGTTTGGCAGTCGAGCAGCCTTTACAAGCCTAATCAAATTAATATTGAGGGGATTTGTGAGCTCTTTGTAATGTGGCTCAGGCACGGGTAATTCCATTGTGTCGCTGGGTTAGAGGGCTGTATTTGGTGGCGATTGGAGGTTGTGGTAAACCTTAATTGAGTTAAAGATGGGGTAGGGAGGAAGGCTCTGTGGTTACACTGGGTAACTGGTTAGGGTAAAGCTGTGGGAGTAGTGAGTGTTTAAACgaggagctcagagagagagagagaaccaagcATAGCAAGAGACAAGCCTTTTAAGGTAAAACAAACAAAGAGCCATGGTGAATGTTTCTACTGGGTTTATTTCAGTTGGATTGTTTCGGTTTGATTTTAACACTTGAGAAAACTTGCAACCAAAATCTTCAAGTCAAATTGTAGGGTTTTTAGGACACTGCTGTTTTAGGACACCATTTAAATGATGTCAAAACCGAAGTCAGTCAGCTAAATGGAAACAAGATTACACTCTGCTGGAGGCAGCTGGCAAAGAGCAGGAGAGcggatgggtagagagagacataaggatagtgggaggaggagaagaatcaGTGATAaattggagagatggagaaactcAAGGAGCAGAGTgatagaggagggagtaggaggaCATTGAGAAtgagaaataaagaaataaagagTGATTACTAAGCGAGAGAGAGTCTCAtgagagctctgtgtgtgtgtgtgtgtgtgtgtgtgtgtgtgtgtgtgtgtgtgtgtgtgtgtgtgcgtgcgtgcgtgcgtgcgtgcgtgcgtgcgtgcgtgcggtggAATTACATATCAGTGCTGCATCTGCTTCTTGTGTGACTCAGCTGGATCGCCATGGCAACCAACCATCCTCCTTACCCTCTCCTTaaatgtactctctctctctctctctctttcctatatAAACTACCTCTTTGTACCAACATACAGTACCCTGGCACGGAGGGTACCCTGGTACCCTGGCATGGAGCCAACGCCCCACGTTCGGCTCAGACAGAAAGGGGGCAGGATGCAGGAAGTGGTGCTGAAAGGAACCGAGCCCCCCATCACCCGCTTACTGGGCTGAATTGAAACTGTGAATCTGAAAGGCCATACTCACACCTTCATTTATTCTACACATTTACATTCATCTGTGTGAGTCTGTAGGTCACTTGGCCTGTGTTTGGGGAACAGGGGAAGGGAGAGGTGCATTTATGTTGCTCTTCACACTCAAATTCTTCCAAGTGAATGTGTGTCCGTCCGTAAGTGGTGATTTCCCGCTAAAATCTACATACAGACattcaacctggaaccaaaaagggttcttcaaagggttctcctgtgggaacaaccaaataacccttttaggttctagatacagTAGCAGCAGGAATATACATAGTATCTG
It encodes:
- the cspg5a gene encoding chondroitin sulfate proteoglycan 5 isoform X9 — translated: MNGREARFCRGCWRLLLLSSILLLHLIPLFVHGNTVGANVTELDTPANVTSLSSKVEEAAKVNDVLTKVTGISSSVSPVVAVTQRPGHMPLSEEEQGSGMLGEGVLPAEEEVVAPPRISPDSAETELLLPSNPRGTEEEEDEEEHTNPPWLNARDNVFDLDRHFQEEVANLATTTAPPPAAANPSRPDVLTVDFFDPASRGRGLDLAPPSPSSLAHELQGGDPTSWAMPDNYDYLTPYEDGASPTPDEYSYSTTTDTLDGDDDLRLTAGPPSRSRPRAPPGSGFFTPDKRLPSGDAAAAPEGPAAAPPALPVDGSDGAGGCRQGYVKQNGTCRSPCDTLPSYCFNGGQCYLLDSMGVFCRCNVQDYIWHKGSRCESVVTEFQVLCLTIGASALMVLLLFMIIVCFAKKLHVLKTENSKLRKRSKYRPPSEQHNDNFSLSTIAEGSHPNDDPNAQNKLEDPVKAPVPKEDDSLNIHNSLTPKHENHKVLGEENSSEVNSLQNNMM
- the cspg5a gene encoding chondroitin sulfate proteoglycan 5 isoform X2, whose product is MNGREARFCRGCWRLLLLSSILLLHLIPLFVHGNTVGANVTELDTPANVTSLSSKVEEAAKVNDVLTKVTGISSSVSPVVAVTQRPGHMPLSEEEQGSGMLGEGVLPAEEEVVAPPRISPDSAETELLLPSNPRGTEEEEDEEEHTNPPWLNARDNVFDLDRHFQEEVANLATTTAPPPAAANPSRPDVLTVDFFDPASRGRGLDLAPPSPSSLAHELQGGDPTSWAMPDNYDYLTPYEDGASPTPDEYSYSTTTDTLDGDDDLRLTAGPPSRSRPRAPPGSGFFTPDKRLPSGDAAAAPEGPAAAPPALPVDGSDGAGGCRQGYVKQNGTCRSPCDTLPSYCFNGGQCYLLDSMGVFCRCNVQDYIWHKGSRCESVVTEFQVLCLTIGASALMVLLLFMIIVCFAKKLHVLKTENSKLRKRSKYRPPSEQHNDNFSLSTIAEGSHPNVRKLCDTPPNVPHARALAYYDNIICQKTMSRYTWECKTKEEPDSEDDPNAQNKLEDPVKAPVPKEDDSLNIHNSLTPKHENHKVLGEENSSEVNSLQNNMM
- the cspg5a gene encoding chondroitin sulfate proteoglycan 5 isoform X1 yields the protein MNGREARFCRGCWRLLLLSSILLLHLIPLFVHGNTVGANVTELDTPANVTSLSSKVEEAAKVNDVLTKVTGISSSVSPVVAVTQRPGHMPLSEEEQGSGMLGEGVLPAEEEVVAPPRISPDSAETELLLPSNPRGTEEEEDEEEHTNPPWLNARDNVFDLDRHFQEEVANLATTTAPPPAAANPSRPDVLTVDFFDPASRGRGLDLAPPSPSSLAHELQGGDPTSWAMPDNYDYLTPYEDGASPTPDEYSYSTTTDTLDGDDDLRLTAGPPSRSRPRAPPGSGFFTPDKRLPSGDAAAAPEGPAAAPPALPVDGSDGAGGCRQGYVKQNGTCRSPCDTLPSYCFNGGQCYLLDSMGVFCRCNVQDYIWHKGSRCESVVTEFQVLCLTIGASALMVLLLFMIIVCFAKKLHVLKTENSKLRKRSSKYRPPSEQHNDNFSLSTIAEGSHPNVRKLCDTPPNVPHARALAYYDNIICQKTMSRYTWECKTKEEPDSEDDPNAQNKLEDPVKAPVPKEDDSLNIHNSLTPKHENHKVLGEENSSEVNSLQNNMM
- the cspg5a gene encoding chondroitin sulfate proteoglycan 5 isoform X12; protein product: MNGREARFCRGCWRLLLLSSILLLHLIPLFVHGNTVGANVTELDTPANVTSLSSKVEEAAKVNDVLTKVTGISSSVSPVVAVTQRPGHMPLSEEEQGSGMLGEGVLPAEEEVVAPPRISPDSAETELLLPSNPRGTEEEEDEEEHTNPPWLNARDNVFDLDRHFQEEVANLATTTAPPPAAANPSRPDVLTVDFFDPASRGRGLDLAPPSPSSLAHELQGGDPTSWAMPDNYDYLTPYEDGASPTPDEYSYSTTTDTLDGDDDLRLTAGPPSRSRPRAPPGSGFFTPDKRLPSGDAAAAPEGPAAAPPALPVDGSDGAGGCRQGYVKQNGTCRSPCDTLPSYCFNGGQCYLLDSMGVFCRCNVQDYIWHKGSRCESVVTEFQVLCLTIGASALMVLLLFMIIVCFAKKLHVLKTENSKLRKRSKYRPPSEQHNDNFSLSTIAEGSHPNFHADGRKDGPYPVTMEVTYPHVLPEVTI